In one Solanum dulcamara chromosome 1, daSolDulc1.2, whole genome shotgun sequence genomic region, the following are encoded:
- the LOC129885225 gene encoding uncharacterized protein LOC129885225 has protein sequence MSNFKFSFHPALAVSNIKNHVPITLEMENDNKHSRAVTLEYDFTYVDMADFSNVSAYYQHLKSLADQLKNVGSPVANDRLVLQLVSGLTEPYQGVATLIRQRDPLPQFYQARSMLTLKEADRAKKTAQSSSAALVALSYEGPDVPDNSSSNRMSNGGKKNHNRGNNGGKYCGNNGGRGGGKGDANSGGNAGRGGQLGGGNNCGTGQQSAGQNPSFSSPWAGGQQ, from the exons ATGTCTAACTtcaaattttcctttcatccTGCTCTTGCTGTATCCaacatcaagaaccatgttcCCATCACTCTTGAAATGGAGAAC GATAACAAACACTCTCGTGCTGTCACCCTTGAGTACGACTTCACTTATGTCGACATGGCAGATTTTTCGAATGTCTCTGCCTATTATCAACATCTCAAATCTCTGGCGGATCAACTCAAGAATGTCGGCTCCCCGGTCGCTAACGATCGACTAGTTCTTCAATTGGTCTCTGGCCTTACTGAGCCCTACCAAGGTGTGGCCACTCTTATTCGCCAACGTGACCCGTTGCCTCAATTTTATCAAGCCCGTTCGATGCTCACTCTTAAGGAGGCTGACCGTGCTAAGAAAACGGCCCAAAGCTCCTCCGCTGCCTTAGTTGCTCTCTCTTACGAGGGTCCTGATGTTCCTGATAATTCCTCTTCCAACCGCATGTCTAATGGTGGAAAGAAGAACCACAACCGAGGCAATAATGGGGGGAAATATTGCGGCAACAATGGTGGTCGTGGAGGCGGTAAAGGAGATGCCAATAGCGGCGGTAATGCAGGCCGTGGTGGTCAGTTGGGAGGCGGCAACAACTGCGGCACTGGGCAACAGTCAGCGGGGCAGAACCCTTCATTCTCTTCTCCATGGGCTGGCGGGCAGCAGTGA